Part of the Salinimonas lutimaris genome, GCTGGACGCCTGCGGCCCTCAAAATGCGCTGCAGTTACAAACCCTGGCCAACAACTGTGAAGAACACGGTGTGCGTCTGTTTCCGGTGGGCCACCAGAAACAGGGCATTGTGCATGTAATGGGCCCTGAGCTGGGCCTGATTCAGCCGGGCATGACAGTGGTTTGTGGCGACTCGCACACGGCGACCCACGGCGCTTTCGGCGCGCTGGCCTTTGGTATTGGTACCTCGCAGGTCGAGCACGTACTGGCTACCCAGACGCTTAAACAAAGCAAAGCCAAAAGTATGCTGATTAATGTCAATGGTACACTGCCTGTTGGCATTACTGCCAAAGACATTATCCTGGCCATTATCGGCGAGATTGGTCATGCCGGGGCCACCGGTCATGTTATTGAGTATGCCGGTGATGCCATCCGTGCCTTAAGCATGGAAGAGCGCATGACGATCTGTAACATGAGCATTGAAGCCGGTGCCAAAGCTGGCATGGTCGCGCCCGATGAGACGACATTTGCCTACCTTAAAGGCCGTGAGTATGCCCCGGCTGACAGCTGGGATGCTGCGGTAGAATACTGGCAGACCCTTTACAGCGATGCTGACGCCACATTCGATACTGTGGTTGAGTTAAACGCAGCTGATATTACCCCGCAGGTTACCTGGGGAACTAACCCGGGTCAGGTTATCGGGGTTAATACACCGGTGCCTGCGCCTGAAGATTTCAGTGACGCCGTGGAACGGGAAAGTGCCCGCAAAGCACTGGCATACATGGGTCTGAATGCCGGCGACAAACTGGCTGATATTGAAGTCAATCATGTTTTTATCGGCTCTTGCACCAATGGCCGGATTGAAGATTTGCGCGCCGCTGCGCATATTGCCAGAACCGGTCAGGTCGCCAGTCATGTCACTGCAATAGTGGTACCGGGCTCTGGTGCAGTGAAGCGTCTGGCTGAAGAAGAAGGGCTGGATAAAATCTTTACTGATGCCGGCTTTGAATGGCGTTTACCGGGCTGCTCTATGTGCCTGGGTATGAATGATGACATCCTGCAGGCCAATGATCGTTGCGCATCCACCAGTAACCGTAATTTTGAAGGTCGTCAGGGCCGCGGGGCCCGCACTCACCTGGTCAGCCCGGCCATGGCCGCTGCTGCTGCGTTGCGCGGCTGTTTTGCCGATGTCAGAGACTTTCAGGAGTAAGTAATGAGCACAACACAAGGCTTTACAGAGCACACCGGCATCGCCTGTCCGTTAGATCAGGCCAATGTGGATACCGATCAGATCATTCCAAAACAGTTTCTGACCGGGGTTACCCGCGCCGGATACGGTAAACATCTGTTCCATGACTGGCGTTATCTGGATCTTCACGAGCAGGAACTGAATCCGGAATTTGCAATGAATAAACCGCAGCATCAGGGTGCCAGTATTCTGCTGTCGCGGGAAAATTTTGGCTGTGGTTCAAGCCGCGAACATGCGCCCTGGGCACTGGATGACTTCGGTTTTAAGGTTGTCATTGCCACCAGCTTTGCCGATATTTTTTACGGAAACTGCATCAACAACCAGTTGTTACCGGTTGCTCTGGGTAGCGCTCAGATGGATGAACTGTTTGCCCTGGTCCATGCCGATCCGGCCACCCGGATCACAGTGGATTTACCCACCCAGACGGTAAGCGCCGGTGACAGCAGCTGGTCATTTGATATTGCCGAACACCATAAGCACAACCTGCTTAAAGGGCTTGATGCAATCGGTCAAACTCTTGAGCTCAATGCAAAAATTGAAAATTTTGAAAAAAACCAGCCAGCCTGGCTGTAAAATCGCTCTATAATAAAAAGCGGTGGCAGTATTCTGTCATCGCTTTTTTTGTGCCTGTCTATTAGCGTCAATATGGAGCCAGTATGCTAAAACAGATCTCTATCGATGAACTTCAGCCCGGCATGTTTGTCAGCCAGGTTCTGGAGCAAACCGGTAATATCAAAGTACGTAGCGGTGGGTTGGTGAAAACCGGCCGGGTGATTGAACAGCTCAGGCACAAGGGCATTCAGCGCATTGAAATCGATTTAACCAAGAGTATTCTGGCTCCGGCCAACAAACCCTCCTCCCTGCCAGCAATTCCCCCTGCTGCCGCGTCTGAAAAAGATGCGCTGGCCAGTGCTGCCGCCTTGTTCGAAACCGCGGTTGCCATGCAAAAAGATCTCATTGATGCGCTAAAGAACCAGACTGCACAAAATCTGGATGTGGTGGAGGATCTGTCCAACGGTATTATTGACTCGGTTTTTCACAATCGCGACGCCATGGCCTGCCTGACCATGATCAAGAATGCTGATAGGTATATGCTTGAGCATTCCATTAACTGCAGTGTGTTGATGGCTATTTTTGCCAATCAGTTAGGCTACGACCGCGCCACCACCAATGTATTATGTACCGGGAGTCTGCTAATGGATATCGGTATGGCCCGGGTGCCGGCAGAACTGCGCAATCGCAGTACTCAGCTCACCGACAACGACTGGCAGATTATCCGCTCCCATGTGGAACAGGGCATGGAGATGATCGCGCCGTTTAAAACACTGGAAGAGCCGGTAAAGATGATCATCAGTGAGCATCACGAGCGGGTTGATGGCAGTGGCTACCCGACGGGTCTCAGTGGCGAGAACATTACGGTTTTTGCCAGAATGGCTGCCATTATCGACACTTACGATGCGATGATTTCTGAGCGTTCGCATCAGCTGGCAGTAGCGCCGGCGGTGGCGCTCAAACGACTGGTTCAGGACTCCGGGCTGGACCAGAATCTGGTGCGTCAGTTTGTTCGCTGTATTGGCGTGCACCCGGTCGGCTCGCTGGTGCAGCTTAAAAGTGGCAGACTGGCTATTGTGGCGCGTACCAACGAGGAAGATATGCTCAAGCCCGTGGTCATGAGCTTTTACAGTTTGAACAGCAACAACTACAGCGAAATCAAACGCATCGATTTAGCCCATGCTGAGGATGACATCGTCAAAAGCGTGCGGCCGGATGATTTTGGCCTGAACCTGCCCAAGTTTTTTAAAGATATTTTTATCCATCAGATGCCTGGCTAACCGGGCACTGCAAGCGCTTACCAGTCGGTCAGCGCGCGCATATAGAACGTCTCATCTTCAAATTCCAGTACAACCCGCTGGCCTTCAATATTGATAATACGCACTTTATCATCAATCCAGTCGCCTTCGGTTAACTGTTTGCCGTTCACCCTGACCCACCGCTCAGAGGGCGACGAGGCATACATATGGGCACTGAACTTCATCGTTGGCAGCCGGGTCAGCAAGCGTACCGGCAACTGATCAATCCGCTGAATATCGTTACTCACTGATACCTTAGGCTGCGCCTGACGACGCTCTGCCGGGGTCTGGTTATCCAGCTCTTCAAGCGCCTGATTAAATCGTTCCAGCAACGCCTGTGGCACCTGCCCGTCGGCGGCTTGTTGCGGGGCATTAAGCACTTTGCCTTCATACTCATCAGCCGGTTGTGCAGCGGTACTTTGACTGCCCGCGGTATTCGCCTTCGCGGTATTTGAGGCAGGTTCCGGCGCCCTCCCCTCTACATCAGATGGCGAACTATCGTTCGCATCAGACGGCGTGTTACTCGCTGGCAGCGCATTATCGGCTGCAGGCGCCTCGCTGGCCGGTGGCGTTGGTGACTGCGGCGCCGGGCTTATGTTGGCTGCTTCCACCGGCTTTTTGCTATCGGGTACTGATGGCTTGGGTTGTCGCTCTGTTTTGTCCTCAGCTGGTGCAGCAGTCTGCGCACTACTTCCTGCCCCGGATGACCATAATCCCGGCCACCAGTTACCGGCTGTACCGGCAGCAAAGCCAATACCGGCGCCAGCCAGTGCAATAACCAGATACGCAGTGACGCTGCGCACAAACATTTTTCCGGCCGAGGGTAGCCCCTGCACAGTGGGCAAAAATAAACTACGGTTGAACTGTTCGGACAACTGAGTATCCAGTCCGGCAGTTTTATCGTGGGCGCCGCGCAACAATTGCTGGGTTTGCGTGCGATGCTGTACCTGCGGCTCCAGCTCCACAGTTTGTTCCGGGTCAATTTCGACTTCCTGAACGCCCATCTCTGCTAACCCCTGAACCATGGCAGTACTGCTGACCAGGCCGGATTTACGTATTTTTACCGGGCCATTCTGCCGGGTCACCTGCACAATCACCATGCCCGGAACCAGTGCATCAATACTAATGCGCTCAGACATACCACCTCCCGGCTACAAATCCTGCTGCGACGGCCAGAATAAAGGTCAGGGTCAGCCACCACTTGCGGTTGCCCTGCAAACGCTGGGTCACAATATCTTCACCCAGAATCTGCTCTGCGGCGGCCAGAAAAATCCGCTTTTTGACCACTGCATGCTGCTTGGTAAACGAGAGTGTCAGGGCCCGGTCGCACAGTAAATTAATAACCCGGGGAATACCGCCGGTAATTCTGTGCACCGCCCGTAATGTAGCTTGACTGAATACCGATATGTCACCGTTTGCCACACTCAGACGGTGAGCAATGTAGGCGCTGACCTCCGGTGCGGTAAGGGGCAGTAAGTGGTAACGGGCAGTAATTCGCTGAGCCAGCTGGCGCAGCTCATTGCGTTTTAGCAGCTGTTGCAGCTCGGGCTGACCAATCAGCACAACTTTGAGCAGTTTTTCCCGGTTGGTCTCCAGGTTAGTCAGTAAGCGCAGCTGTTCGAGCACCTCTGGCATCAAGTGCTGGGCCTCATCTACCATCAATACGGTGTTGATACCGGCCTGATGATTATCAGCCAGCTTGGCAAGGATCCTATCAGTGAAGTATTTCAGGCTGGCTTTATCCGGCGTATACGCAATGCCCAGCTCATCACACACCGTTGCCAGCAGCTCCAGCGCTGACAGGGTCGGATTAAGAATCATGGCAACCTGAGTGTTGTCTGGCAGCTGCTGCAAGAGCTTTCTCGACACCGTGGTTTTGCCGGTTCCCACCTCACCGGTAAGCATCACAAAACCGCCACTTTCGCGCAGACCAAAAGTCAGGTGCGCCAGCGCTTCTTTATGCCTGGGACTCATATATAAATAGTCAGGGTTCGGGGCAATTGAGAACGGATTATCGCTCAGCCCGAAATAATTCAGATACATGCAACGTCTTAACTGAAAATGACAAACGAAAGTTAAACTACCAGTTGGTGGTTAGATGTCAAAACCTGACCGCAGATTTCGCACATTTTTTATTGTGTTACGGCATAATGGGCGGGTTACAACCAATGGTGGAGAGGTATGAAAATTTATCTGGTAGGCGGCGCAGTCAGAGATGAACTGCTGGGACGTAAGGTTACGGAAAAAGACTGGGTGGTCACCGGGGCGACCCCGTCCATGTTGCTTGAGCAGGGGTATACTCAGGTGGGCAAGGACTTTCCGGTATTTCTGCATCCCCACACCCGTGACGAATATGCGCTGGCCCGGCTGGAACGCAAAACCGGCAGCGGCTATACCGGCTTTGACTGTGACGCCAGTCCGTCGGTGACGCTGGAAGAAGACTTACAGCGCCGGGATCTGACCATCAACGCCATGGCCCGAGCACAGGATGGCACTCTGGTAGACCCGTACCACGGACAGCAGGATCTAACCAACCGGGTATTACGCCATGTCTCTCCGGCTTTTAGTGAAGACCCGTTGCGGATATTCAGAGTGGCCCGGTTTGCCTCACGCTATCATTATCTGGGGTTTCGGGTTGCCCCCGAGACTCAGACACTTATGCAACAGATGGCACGTACCGGCATGCTGAAAGAGCTGACCGCCGAACGGGTCTGGATGGAAACCCGCCGGGCCGTGATGCAATCGGATCCGGATGTGTATTTCACGGCACTTAAAGAAGCTGGCGGTCTGTCCGGCTGGTTTTGCGAGCTGATCACCGGATTGCCCGAACACCTGGCCAGGCTAAAACAGGCCGCTGCCAGCAGTGTCTCGCTGGAGGTTCGCATGGCCAGCCTGCTTTGCGGGTTAAGCGCTGACGATACACAGGCATTATGCCAACGTTTAAAATGCCCGAATTCAGTGACCGATTTGGCAGTGTTTGCCAGCCGGTTTGCCCATTCGCTTTCCGGGCGGCCCGGGGCCGATGAGCTGCTTGAAATATTTAACCGTACCGATGCCTGGCGTAAGCCTAAGCGGTTTGCCCAGCTGCTCGAGGTCGTTGACATAAAAAATCAGGTTGAGCAAACCAGCTGGCCGCAGACTCAGATCCTCGGCGCTCTTGAGGCTGCGCGCAATATTGATGTACAGAAAATTATTGCCGGCGGCGCCAGAGGTCCGCAGATAAAAACGGCGTTAGATGAGCAGCGACACGCTGCAGTGGCACAAATCCTGTTGAAAACCGGTTAAAAGGCTAACGAACGATTCTGTAAAGTCCCGTTACAATGCTACAATAGCGTTTTTATTTTAAGACGTAGCAGACCTATGACCTTTGAGGAACTCGAACTTGATGATGCCCTGTGCCACGCTGTGGCTGACATGGGCTTTTCCCAACCTACATCAATTCAGTCTCTGGTAATTCCCGATGCGCTGGATGGCCGTGATATTCTGGCTTCAGCGCCCACCGGCACCGGCAAAACAGCGGCATTTTTGCTACCCGCCTGCCAGTACCTGCTGGATCACCCGCGCCGTGAGCCGGGAGCCACCCGAATCCTGATCCTGACACCTACCCGCGAACTGGCTATTCAGGTGTATGAGCAGGCCTGTGCGATTACCGCGCACACCCAGCTGGTCAGTGGGGTAATTACCGGCGGCATTAATTACGGTACCGATAAGGAAACCCTGAGCAAGAATCTGGATATTCTGGTGGCCACGCCGGGGCGTCTGCTGGAACATATTCAAAAAGAAACAGCCGACTGCCGGGATATTGAATGCCTGATTCTGGATGAAGCCGATCGTATGCTGGACATGGGTTTTGGTACCGTGGTCAATCAGATCGCTACAGAAGCCCGCTGGCGCAAGCAAAATATGCTGTTTTCTGCCACTTTGGAAAGTGGCGGTGTAAAAACCTTTGCCCGGGAGATTTTAAATGATCCTGCGGTGCTTGAGGCCAGCCCCTCGCGCAAAGAAAAAGCCAAGATTCACCAGTGGTTCCATCATGCTGACGATCTGGCCCATAAACAGGCGCTGCTGGTGCATATTCTTAAAAACAATATCACTAACGCTATCGTATTTGTTAAAACCCGTGATCGCCTGCAGGCTCTTAAAGACTATCTGGCCTCACAGGATATTCAGGTATGCTGGTTGCAGGGTGAAATGCCGCAGGATAAGCGTAATGCTGCCCTGGCCCGCTTCAAATCCGGCGAAGTGCCGGTATTGCTGGCGACCGATGTGGCGGCCCGGGGTATTGATGTACCCAAAGTATCCCACGTGATTAACTTTGATATGCCGCGTAAAGCCGATGTGTATGTACACCGGATTGGCCGGACCGGCCGGGCGGGAGCCAAAGGTACCGCCATTGCTCTGGTCGAGGCGCATGACTTTGAAATGGTAGGCCGGGTCAGCCGGTATACCGAAGAGCCGTTGAAACCGCGTGTGATTGATGCGCTGCGGCCCAAGAACAAAACCCCGAAAGTGCCGCCGAAAAAGAAAAGAGCCAAGAAAAAAACGGCGGCTAAAAAGACCGCGAAAAAGAAATAAGGAGTCGACATGCCGTTTCCTGAAAAAATAGTGCTGGCTTCTGGCAACCCGGGCAAAGTGAAAGAATTTGCCAACCTGTTTGCCGAGCAGCAAGTATCGGTAGTGCCGCAAAAAGAACTGGGGGTCAAGGATGTACCGGAAACCGGTACGACCTTTGTCGAAAATGCCATTATTAAAGCCCGTCATGCGGCTAAGCAAACCGGCTTGCCGGCCATTGCAGATGACTCAGGCCTGGTGGTGAATGCTTTAGGTGGGGCTCCGGGTATTTATTCAGCCCGCTTTGCCGGTGAACAGGCCAGTGACAGCGACAATATTGAGCTGCTGTTGTCTCGTCTGGGCAATGAAGCCGATCGCCGCGCCCACTTTATGTGTACCCTGGTATTTATGCGCCATGCCGACGACCCGGTACCGCTGATAAGTCAGGGACACTGGCATGGTCTCATCACCTCTAAGATGACCGGCCACGGTGGCTTTGGCTATGATCCGGTGTTTTATGTACCGTCACAGGAATGCACTGCCGCTGAACTGGACAGTAAAAAGAAAAACGCCATCAGCCACCGTGGTCAGGCTATGACATTTCTGCTTCAGCAAATGAGACAGACTTTTGCATAATCCGCCGTTAAGCCTGTACATACATATTCCCTGGTGTGTACAAAAATGTCCGTACTGCGATTTCAACTCTCACGGGTTGAAATCGTCGCTTCCTGAACAGGAATACATTGCCCACCTGCTTGATGATCTGGCCGAGGATGCCAAACGCATCGGTACGCGTCCGGTAACCACGATATTTATTGGTGGCGGCACGCCCAGCCTGTTCAGTGAACAGGGTATTGCCCGGCTGCTAAACGGTGTAAAAGAGCGGGTTAATCTGGCCGCCGACGCAGAGATAACCCTTGAGGCCAACCCGGGCACGGTTGAGGCCGGGCGCTTTAAAGGCTACGTGGAAGCCGGGGTTAACCGTATTTCAGTGGGTATTCAGAGCTTTCAGACCAAACACCTGGATGTGCTGGGCCGAATTCATTCAGCCAGTCAGGCTGAAGATGCTATTCATCAGGCCCATCAGGCCGGATTGAACAGCTTTAATCTGGACCTGATGCATGGTCTGCCGGATCAAAGCATTGATAATGCAATGAGCGATCTGGATAAAGCCATTGCATTAAATCCGGCCCACCTGTCGTGGTATCAGCTGACCATTG contains:
- the leuC gene encoding 3-isopropylmalate dehydratase large subunit produces the protein MAKTLYDKVFDAHTVETIDGDSLLYIDRHLIHEVTSPQAFAGLNEKGRKVRRPDRTVATMDHSISTRSLALDACGPQNALQLQTLANNCEEHGVRLFPVGHQKQGIVHVMGPELGLIQPGMTVVCGDSHTATHGAFGALAFGIGTSQVEHVLATQTLKQSKAKSMLINVNGTLPVGITAKDIILAIIGEIGHAGATGHVIEYAGDAIRALSMEERMTICNMSIEAGAKAGMVAPDETTFAYLKGREYAPADSWDAAVEYWQTLYSDADATFDTVVELNAADITPQVTWGTNPGQVIGVNTPVPAPEDFSDAVERESARKALAYMGLNAGDKLADIEVNHVFIGSCTNGRIEDLRAAAHIARTGQVASHVTAIVVPGSGAVKRLAEEEGLDKIFTDAGFEWRLPGCSMCLGMNDDILQANDRCASTSNRNFEGRQGRGARTHLVSPAMAAAAALRGCFADVRDFQE
- the leuD gene encoding 3-isopropylmalate dehydratase small subunit, giving the protein MSTTQGFTEHTGIACPLDQANVDTDQIIPKQFLTGVTRAGYGKHLFHDWRYLDLHEQELNPEFAMNKPQHQGASILLSRENFGCGSSREHAPWALDDFGFKVVIATSFADIFYGNCINNQLLPVALGSAQMDELFALVHADPATRITVDLPTQTVSAGDSSWSFDIAEHHKHNLLKGLDAIGQTLELNAKIENFEKNQPAWL
- a CDS encoding HD-GYP domain-containing protein, which produces MLKQISIDELQPGMFVSQVLEQTGNIKVRSGGLVKTGRVIEQLRHKGIQRIEIDLTKSILAPANKPSSLPAIPPAAASEKDALASAAALFETAVAMQKDLIDALKNQTAQNLDVVEDLSNGIIDSVFHNRDAMACLTMIKNADRYMLEHSINCSVLMAIFANQLGYDRATTNVLCTGSLLMDIGMARVPAELRNRSTQLTDNDWQIIRSHVEQGMEMIAPFKTLEEPVKMIISEHHERVDGSGYPTGLSGENITVFARMAAIIDTYDAMISERSHQLAVAPAVALKRLVQDSGLDQNLVRQFVRCIGVHPVGSLVQLKSGRLAIVARTNEEDMLKPVVMSFYSLNSNNYSEIKRIDLAHAEDDIVKSVRPDDFGLNLPKFFKDIFIHQMPG
- a CDS encoding general secretion pathway protein GspB, which translates into the protein MSERISIDALVPGMVIVQVTRQNGPVKIRKSGLVSSTAMVQGLAEMGVQEVEIDPEQTVELEPQVQHRTQTQQLLRGAHDKTAGLDTQLSEQFNRSLFLPTVQGLPSAGKMFVRSVTAYLVIALAGAGIGFAAGTAGNWWPGLWSSGAGSSAQTAAPAEDKTERQPKPSVPDSKKPVEAANISPAPQSPTPPASEAPAADNALPASNTPSDANDSSPSDVEGRAPEPASNTAKANTAGSQSTAAQPADEYEGKVLNAPQQAADGQVPQALLERFNQALEELDNQTPAERRQAQPKVSVSNDIQRIDQLPVRLLTRLPTMKFSAHMYASSPSERWVRVNGKQLTEGDWIDDKVRIINIEGQRVVLEFEDETFYMRALTDW
- a CDS encoding ExeA family protein, which encodes MYLNYFGLSDNPFSIAPNPDYLYMSPRHKEALAHLTFGLRESGGFVMLTGEVGTGKTTVSRKLLQQLPDNTQVAMILNPTLSALELLATVCDELGIAYTPDKASLKYFTDRILAKLADNHQAGINTVLMVDEAQHLMPEVLEQLRLLTNLETNREKLLKVVLIGQPELQQLLKRNELRQLAQRITARYHLLPLTAPEVSAYIAHRLSVANGDISVFSQATLRAVHRITGGIPRVINLLCDRALTLSFTKQHAVVKKRIFLAAAEQILGEDIVTQRLQGNRKWWLTLTFILAVAAGFVAGRWYV
- a CDS encoding CCA tRNA nucleotidyltransferase; its protein translation is MKIYLVGGAVRDELLGRKVTEKDWVVTGATPSMLLEQGYTQVGKDFPVFLHPHTRDEYALARLERKTGSGYTGFDCDASPSVTLEEDLQRRDLTINAMARAQDGTLVDPYHGQQDLTNRVLRHVSPAFSEDPLRIFRVARFASRYHYLGFRVAPETQTLMQQMARTGMLKELTAERVWMETRRAVMQSDPDVYFTALKEAGGLSGWFCELITGLPEHLARLKQAAASSVSLEVRMASLLCGLSADDTQALCQRLKCPNSVTDLAVFASRFAHSLSGRPGADELLEIFNRTDAWRKPKRFAQLLEVVDIKNQVEQTSWPQTQILGALEAARNIDVQKIIAGGARGPQIKTALDEQRHAAVAQILLKTG
- the srmB gene encoding ATP-dependent RNA helicase SrmB — translated: MTFEELELDDALCHAVADMGFSQPTSIQSLVIPDALDGRDILASAPTGTGKTAAFLLPACQYLLDHPRREPGATRILILTPTRELAIQVYEQACAITAHTQLVSGVITGGINYGTDKETLSKNLDILVATPGRLLEHIQKETADCRDIECLILDEADRMLDMGFGTVVNQIATEARWRKQNMLFSATLESGGVKTFAREILNDPAVLEASPSRKEKAKIHQWFHHADDLAHKQALLVHILKNNITNAIVFVKTRDRLQALKDYLASQDIQVCWLQGEMPQDKRNAALARFKSGEVPVLLATDVAARGIDVPKVSHVINFDMPRKADVYVHRIGRTGRAGAKGTAIALVEAHDFEMVGRVSRYTEEPLKPRVIDALRPKNKTPKVPPKKKRAKKKTAAKKTAKKK
- the rdgB gene encoding RdgB/HAM1 family non-canonical purine NTP pyrophosphatase; amino-acid sequence: MPFPEKIVLASGNPGKVKEFANLFAEQQVSVVPQKELGVKDVPETGTTFVENAIIKARHAAKQTGLPAIADDSGLVVNALGGAPGIYSARFAGEQASDSDNIELLLSRLGNEADRRAHFMCTLVFMRHADDPVPLISQGHWHGLITSKMTGHGGFGYDPVFYVPSQECTAAELDSKKKNAISHRGQAMTFLLQQMRQTFA
- the hemW gene encoding radical SAM family heme chaperone HemW, with protein sequence MHNPPLSLYIHIPWCVQKCPYCDFNSHGLKSSLPEQEYIAHLLDDLAEDAKRIGTRPVTTIFIGGGTPSLFSEQGIARLLNGVKERVNLAADAEITLEANPGTVEAGRFKGYVEAGVNRISVGIQSFQTKHLDVLGRIHSASQAEDAIHQAHQAGLNSFNLDLMHGLPDQSIDNAMSDLDKAIALNPAHLSWYQLTIEPNTPFYSKPPELPEDDILWDIQTHGHQRLKAAGYQQYEISGYSKPGFQCQHNLNYWRFGDYLGIGCGAHGKITDVPNNTIWRTVKVKHPRGYMEMARPYLDKQHPVAEEDLAFEFFMNRFRLVEPCPKADFTRYTGTVLTGEQQNSLDEAIDKGMLVSTDTHWQVTDRGRQYLNTLLAAFV